Proteins co-encoded in one Archangium lipolyticum genomic window:
- a CDS encoding response regulator, with the protein MARKTLHILLVEDDAVDVMNVQRAFKQNAIHNPLYVANNGLQALEMLRSGAVPATNRLVLLDINMPRMNGLEFLRALRTDPELRPTPVVMLTTSNDDRDRGESYALNVAGYFVKPVAFPAFVELMAALNTYWMRVEMP; encoded by the coding sequence GGAAGACGACGCCGTGGACGTGATGAACGTCCAGCGTGCTTTCAAGCAGAACGCCATCCACAACCCCCTCTACGTCGCCAACAACGGGCTGCAGGCGCTGGAGATGCTGCGCTCGGGCGCGGTGCCGGCCACCAACCGGCTCGTCCTCCTGGACATCAACATGCCAAGGATGAACGGACTCGAGTTCCTGCGCGCGCTGCGGACGGATCCGGAGCTGCGCCCCACGCCGGTGGTGATGCTCACCACGTCCAACGACGACCGGGACCGGGGGGAGAGCTACGCGCTCAACGTGGCCGGCTATTTCGTCAAACCCGTCGCCTTCCCGGCCTTCGTGGAGCTGATGGCGGCGCTCAACACATACTGGATGCGGGTGGAGATGCCGTGA